A window from Terriglobia bacterium encodes these proteins:
- a CDS encoding sodium:solute symporter family protein: protein MGPLDLGVVAAYLAATVWLGVRGARRAADRTDDYLLAGRTLSLPAFVVALVATWYGGVLGVGEYSYLHGLSNWLVMGVPYYVGALLFAALFARKARMAAGYTVPDLLFDTYGRGAGIVGTVTVLALSLPAAYLLMLGVLLRRVTGWDQRFAVVASALFCFSYIAARGFRSVVRTKGLQFGLMYGGFLLLLPVAVWTAGGWSFLHQSLPAEHFTWDGAQGAGYVAAWYFIALETLVEPTFYQRSFAARSPRTARNGILVSILFFALFDGLTTFTGMYARALLPGLPSGVDAFPALGERLLPAVLLGVFYAGMVATVMATVDSFLLVGGVTLGRDLVWRLSGGKADQIFWTRAGLCVATAASAGIALASRSVVALWYGFYSVGTATLLPPLLGALYPRLRPARRFAGWGMVVSGALTLAWLLRE from the coding sequence ATGGGCCCGCTGGATCTGGGGGTCGTGGCGGCGTACCTCGCCGCGACCGTGTGGCTCGGGGTGCGCGGGGCCCGGCGCGCGGCGGACCGGACCGACGACTACCTCCTCGCCGGCCGGACCTTGAGCCTGCCCGCGTTCGTGGTGGCGCTGGTGGCGACCTGGTACGGCGGGGTGCTGGGCGTCGGCGAGTACAGCTACCTCCACGGCCTCTCCAACTGGCTCGTGATGGGGGTCCCCTACTACGTCGGCGCCCTGCTCTTCGCGGCGCTGTTCGCGAGGAAGGCGCGGATGGCGGCGGGGTACACCGTCCCGGACCTCCTGTTCGACACCTACGGGCGCGGCGCCGGGATCGTGGGAACCGTGACGGTGCTCGCGCTGTCGCTCCCCGCAGCGTACCTCCTGATGCTCGGCGTCCTGCTCCGGAGGGTGACCGGCTGGGACCAGCGATTCGCGGTGGTGGCTTCCGCCCTGTTTTGCTTCTCCTACATCGCCGCCCGCGGCTTCCGGTCGGTCGTGCGGACCAAGGGCCTGCAGTTCGGGCTCATGTACGGCGGCTTCCTCCTCTTGCTGCCGGTGGCCGTCTGGACCGCCGGCGGCTGGAGCTTCCTGCATCAGAGCCTCCCGGCGGAGCACTTCACCTGGGACGGCGCGCAAGGAGCGGGATACGTGGCCGCGTGGTACTTCATCGCCCTCGAGACCCTCGTCGAGCCCACCTTCTACCAGCGCTCCTTCGCCGCGAGGTCACCCCGGACCGCGCGGAACGGCATCCTGGTCTCGATCCTCTTCTTCGCGCTGTTCGACGGCCTCACGACCTTCACAGGGATGTACGCGCGCGCGCTGCTGCCGGGGCTCCCCTCGGGGGTGGACGCGTTCCCGGCGCTGGGGGAGAGGCTGCTCCCGGCGGTTCTCCTCGGCGTCTTCTACGCGGGGATGGTGGCGACGGTCATGGCCACGGTGGACTCGTTCCTGCTCGTCGGGGGGGTGACCTTGGGGCGCGATCTGGTGTGGCGGCTCAGCGGCGGGAAGGCCGACCAGATCTTCTGGACCCGCGCGGGTCTCTGCGTCGCGACCGCGGCGTCGGCTGGGATCGCTCTGGCCTCGCGCTCGGTGGTCGCGCTCTGGTACGGGTTCTACAGCGTCGGGACCGCGACGCTGCTGCCTCCGCTCCTGGGGGCGCTCTACCCCCGTCTCCGCCCCGCGCGGCGCTTCGCCGGCTGGGGCATGGTCGTTTCGGGCGCTCTCACCCTCGCGTGGCTGCTTCGAGAG